In a genomic window of Micromonospora cremea:
- a CDS encoding replication-associated recombination protein A has translation MESDALFSLGAPAGPRSAPAGPAGVDGFTPVADDSPLPVRMRPANLDELVGQDHLLAPGAPLRQLVSGGAPMSVILWGPPGSGKTTIAHLVAGATDRRFVAMSALSAGVKDVRAVIETARRQRRSGGPQTVLFIDEVHRFSKTQQDSLLAAVEDRTVTLLAATTENPYFSVISPLLSRCVLLTLQPLDDDAVRGLLRRAVADERGLGGALTLATEAEDHLVRLAAGDVRKALTALEAAAASATALGAGRIDLATAEQAVDVAAVRYDRDGDAHYDVVSAFIKSMRGSDVDAAVHWLARMLVAGEDARFIARRLVIFASEDVGMADPAALSVATAAAHAVEYVGLPEAQLNLAQAVIHLATAPKSNSATTAIGAAIADVRAGRGGPVPRGLRDAHYAGARGLGHGTGYRYPHDDQRGVVTQQYVPDDLVGTDYYRPSPHGAERSVATRLPLLRRIVRGLPAPPARPEDPSAGSPVTAQTASALADGNGRPTGTRGTGTMQDSGTNAAGEGQQ, from the coding sequence ATGGAGTCCGACGCCCTCTTCTCCCTCGGTGCACCCGCCGGGCCGCGCAGCGCGCCCGCCGGTCCCGCCGGTGTCGACGGCTTCACTCCGGTAGCGGACGATTCGCCCCTGCCCGTCCGGATGCGCCCGGCGAACCTCGACGAGCTGGTCGGGCAGGACCACCTGCTCGCCCCCGGCGCGCCGCTGCGGCAGCTGGTCTCCGGTGGCGCACCGATGTCGGTGATCCTCTGGGGACCGCCGGGCAGCGGCAAGACGACCATCGCGCACCTGGTGGCCGGGGCCACCGACCGCCGGTTCGTCGCCATGTCGGCGCTCTCCGCCGGGGTCAAGGACGTCCGGGCGGTGATCGAGACCGCCCGCCGCCAGCGCCGCTCGGGCGGCCCACAGACCGTGCTCTTCATCGACGAGGTGCACCGGTTCAGCAAGACCCAGCAGGATTCGCTGCTCGCCGCCGTCGAGGACCGTACGGTCACGCTGCTGGCCGCGACCACCGAGAACCCGTACTTCTCGGTCATCTCCCCTCTGCTGTCGCGGTGCGTGCTGCTCACCCTGCAACCGCTGGACGACGACGCGGTGCGCGGGCTGCTGCGTCGCGCCGTCGCCGACGAGCGCGGCCTGGGCGGCGCGCTCACCCTCGCCACCGAGGCCGAGGACCACCTGGTCCGGCTCGCCGCCGGTGACGTCCGCAAGGCGCTGACCGCGCTGGAGGCGGCGGCTGCCTCCGCCACGGCGCTCGGCGCCGGGCGCATCGACCTCGCCACCGCCGAGCAGGCGGTCGACGTGGCGGCGGTGCGCTACGACCGCGACGGCGACGCCCACTACGACGTGGTCAGCGCGTTCATCAAGAGCATGCGCGGCTCGGACGTCGATGCCGCGGTGCACTGGCTGGCCCGGATGCTGGTCGCCGGGGAGGACGCCCGGTTCATCGCCCGCCGGCTGGTCATCTTCGCCAGCGAGGACGTGGGCATGGCCGATCCGGCCGCGTTGAGCGTGGCCACGGCCGCCGCGCACGCCGTCGAGTACGTCGGGCTGCCCGAGGCGCAGCTCAACCTGGCCCAGGCGGTGATCCACCTGGCCACCGCACCCAAGTCGAACTCGGCGACCACCGCGATCGGTGCCGCCATCGCCGACGTGCGCGCCGGCCGGGGCGGCCCGGTACCGCGCGGGCTGCGCGACGCGCACTACGCCGGCGCCCGGGGGCTGGGCCACGGGACCGGCTACCGCTACCCGCACGACGACCAGCGCGGCGTGGTCACCCAGCAGTACGTCCCGGACGACCTGGTGGGCACCGACTACTACCGGCCCAGCCCGCACGGGGCGGAGCGGTCGGTGGCGACCCGGCTGCCGTTGCTGCGCCGGATCGTGCGTGGGCTGCCGGCTCCGCCCGCCCGCCCGGAGGACCCGTCGGCCGGGTCGCCCGTAACGGCGCAGACCGCGTCGGCGCTTGCCGACGGGAATGGTCGCCCGACGGGCACGCGCGGTACCGGCACGATGCAGGACAGCGGCACGAACGCCGCAGGAGAGGGTCAACAGTGA
- a CDS encoding DUF948 domain-containing protein, producing the protein MGDIGEVAALVAACAFAVLVLILTLPILRLRHTVDATTRMINDLNDRTAPLIGDVNTTVKNVNTALEQVQTSLDGVNLQLAKVDTMTSHAQNVTANVANLATVVSAAAANPLVKVAAFGYGVRRAAASRRHAETEREVRDIIKQQRRAARRGNR; encoded by the coding sequence GTGGGCGACATTGGAGAGGTTGCGGCGCTGGTCGCGGCGTGCGCGTTCGCGGTGCTGGTGCTGATCCTGACGCTGCCCATCCTGCGGCTGCGGCACACGGTGGACGCCACCACCCGGATGATCAACGACCTCAACGATCGGACCGCGCCGCTGATCGGTGACGTGAACACCACGGTGAAGAACGTCAACACCGCCCTGGAGCAGGTGCAGACCTCGCTCGATGGCGTGAACCTCCAGCTGGCGAAGGTCGACACGATGACCAGCCACGCGCAGAACGTCACCGCCAACGTCGCCAACCTGGCCACCGTGGTCTCCGCCGCGGCCGCTAACCCGCTGGTCAAGGTGGCCGCGTTCGGCTACGGCGTGCGCCGGGCCGCCGCCAGCCGCCGGCACGCCGAGACCGAGCGCGAGGTGCGCGACATCATCAAGCAGCAGCGGCGGGCCGCCCGGCGCGGCAACCGCTGA
- the alaS gene encoding alanine--tRNA ligase: MKTAEIKRRYLAHFEAKGHAVVPSAPLPAISDPNLLFVNAGMVQFVPYFLGQQAAPYRRAVSVQKCIRTPDIDEVGKTSRHGTFFQMNGNFSFGDYFKEGAIPLAWELITKPQDQGGYGLDPERIWPSIYLDDDEAFEIWRSIGVPAERIVRRGKADNFWSMGIPGPCGPSSELFYDRGPEYGREGGPAVDEDRYMEFWNLVFMQFERGPGTTKDDYPILGDLPAKNIDTGMGLERMASILQGVDNLYEIDEVRPILDRAAELTGKRYGAHSGHVASESHPDDVRLRVIADHVRTALMLIGDGVTPSNEGRGYVLRRIMRRAIRSIRLLGWQDRALPELLPVARDCMSPSYPELATDFDRIAQYAYAEEEAFLSTLRAGTTILDTAIAETRTAGGTALSGAKAFQLHDTYGFPIDLTLEIAAEQGLRVDDEGFRRLMADQRTRAKADAQARKTGHTDVSAYRSVLDSDGPVTFTGYSEVARESRVRALLGADGPRQAATEGDTIELVLDTTPFYAEGGGQQPDQGMITVGGGQVEVFDVQQPVPGLIVHRARVVRGEVRAGETGFAEIDTTRRRAISRSHTATHLVHQTMRNFLGDSATQAGSLNAPGRLRFDFNTPTGVSPSVLHDVEQQVNEVLLADLEVHAFITSLDEARRIGAMALFGEKYGEEVRVVEVGDYARELCGGTHVARSAQLGLVKILSESSIGSGVRRVEALVGMDAFGFLAREHLLVSRLAELYRVPNDQVADRVEQTVTQLRDAEKELEKLRAQLVLGGAAALAAQAKDVRGVAYVGTEAPEGAAGNDVRTLAQEIRGKIDPARPAVVAVAARANGKASLVVAVNQAARARGLAASDLVKAAFSGRGGGSPDLAQGGGLPAAEAPNLLLTVEKAVTEA; this comes from the coding sequence ATGAAGACGGCGGAGATCAAGCGGCGGTACCTCGCGCACTTCGAGGCGAAAGGCCACGCCGTGGTGCCGTCCGCTCCGCTGCCCGCCATCAGCGACCCGAACCTGTTGTTCGTCAACGCCGGTATGGTGCAGTTCGTCCCCTACTTCCTGGGCCAGCAGGCCGCGCCGTACCGGCGGGCGGTCAGCGTGCAGAAGTGCATCCGCACCCCGGACATCGACGAGGTCGGCAAGACCAGCCGGCACGGCACGTTCTTCCAGATGAACGGCAACTTCTCCTTCGGTGACTACTTCAAGGAGGGGGCGATCCCGCTCGCCTGGGAGCTGATCACCAAGCCGCAGGACCAGGGCGGGTACGGCCTCGACCCGGAGCGGATCTGGCCGAGCATCTATCTCGACGACGACGAGGCGTTCGAGATCTGGCGTTCGATCGGCGTGCCGGCCGAGCGGATCGTGCGCCGGGGCAAGGCGGACAACTTCTGGTCGATGGGCATTCCCGGGCCGTGCGGCCCGTCCTCCGAGCTGTTCTACGACCGGGGCCCGGAGTACGGCCGGGAGGGCGGCCCGGCGGTGGACGAGGACCGCTACATGGAGTTCTGGAACCTCGTCTTCATGCAGTTCGAGCGGGGTCCGGGCACCACCAAGGACGACTACCCGATCCTGGGTGACCTGCCGGCGAAGAACATCGACACCGGCATGGGCCTGGAGCGGATGGCCTCGATCCTGCAGGGCGTCGACAACCTCTACGAGATCGACGAGGTCCGGCCGATCCTGGACCGGGCGGCCGAGCTCACGGGCAAGCGCTACGGCGCGCACTCCGGCCACGTGGCCAGCGAGTCGCACCCGGACGACGTCCGGCTGCGGGTGATCGCCGACCACGTGCGGACCGCGCTGATGCTGATCGGCGACGGCGTGACCCCGAGCAACGAGGGGCGCGGCTACGTGCTGCGCCGGATCATGCGCCGGGCGATCCGGTCGATCCGGCTGCTCGGCTGGCAGGACCGGGCGCTGCCCGAGCTGCTGCCGGTGGCGCGGGACTGCATGTCGCCGTCGTACCCGGAGCTGGCGACCGACTTCGACCGCATCGCGCAGTACGCGTACGCCGAGGAGGAAGCCTTCCTGTCCACGCTGCGCGCCGGCACCACGATCCTGGACACGGCGATCGCCGAGACCCGCACCGCGGGCGGCACGGCGCTGTCCGGGGCGAAGGCGTTCCAGCTGCACGACACGTACGGCTTCCCGATCGACCTGACCCTGGAAATCGCCGCGGAGCAGGGCCTTCGCGTCGACGACGAGGGCTTCCGCCGGCTGATGGCCGACCAGCGGACCCGGGCGAAGGCGGACGCGCAGGCCCGTAAGACCGGGCACACCGACGTGTCGGCGTACCGGTCGGTGCTCGACTCGGACGGCCCGGTGACGTTCACCGGCTACAGCGAGGTGGCTCGCGAGTCGCGGGTGCGGGCGCTGCTCGGCGCGGACGGCCCGCGCCAGGCGGCGACCGAGGGCGACACCATCGAGCTGGTGCTCGACACGACCCCGTTCTACGCCGAGGGCGGTGGCCAGCAACCCGACCAGGGCATGATCACCGTGGGTGGTGGTCAGGTCGAGGTGTTCGATGTGCAGCAGCCGGTGCCCGGCCTGATCGTGCACCGGGCCCGGGTTGTCCGGGGTGAGGTGCGGGCCGGCGAGACCGGCTTCGCGGAGATCGACACCACCCGGCGACGGGCGATCTCCCGGTCGCACACGGCAACCCACCTGGTGCACCAGACCATGCGCAACTTCCTCGGCGACTCGGCCACCCAGGCTGGTTCGCTGAACGCGCCTGGCCGCCTGCGGTTCGACTTCAACACCCCGACCGGAGTGTCGCCGAGCGTGCTGCACGACGTGGAGCAGCAGGTCAACGAGGTGCTCCTGGCCGACCTGGAGGTGCACGCCTTCATCACCTCGCTGGACGAGGCGCGTCGGATCGGGGCGATGGCGCTCTTCGGCGAGAAGTACGGCGAGGAGGTGCGGGTCGTCGAGGTGGGCGACTACGCCCGGGAGCTGTGCGGCGGCACGCACGTGGCCCGCTCGGCCCAGCTCGGCCTGGTGAAGATCCTTTCCGAGTCGTCGATCGGCTCCGGCGTCCGTCGGGTCGAGGCGCTGGTCGGCATGGACGCCTTCGGCTTCCTGGCCCGCGAGCACCTGCTGGTCTCCCGGCTGGCCGAGCTGTACCGGGTGCCGAACGACCAGGTCGCCGACCGGGTGGAGCAGACCGTCACCCAGCTCCGGGACGCGGAGAAGGAGCTGGAGAAGCTGCGCGCCCAGCTGGTACTGGGTGGGGCGGCTGCGCTCGCTGCTCAGGCCAAGGACGTGCGCGGGGTCGCGTACGTGGGCACCGAGGCGCCGGAGGGCGCGGCCGGCAACGATGTGCGGACGCTGGCTCAGGAGATCCGCGGCAAGATCGACCCGGCGCGGCCGGCGGTGGTCGCGGTGGCGGCTCGCGCGAACGGCAAGGCGTCTCTGGTGGTGGCGGTCAACCAGGCCGCCCGCGCTCGGGGCCTGGCCGCGTCGGATCTGGTGAAGGCGGCGTTCTCCGGGCGCGGCGGGGGCAGCCCCGATCTGGCCCAGGGTGGCGGCCTGCCGGCGGCTGAGGCACCGAACCTGTTGCTGACCGTCGAGAAGGCGGTCACCGAGGCGTGA
- the ruvX gene encoding Holliday junction resolvase RuvX has protein sequence MTELTRGVRIGVDVGQVRVGVSRSDPDGVLAVPLVTLARDLTAAPDAVPSDIAELAALVVEHEAVQVVVGLPVNLAGKHGPAAVHVKAYADRLVDVIAPVPVALTDERMSTVVASRRLAERGVRGKRQRAVVDQAAAVEILQSWLDAQRRRT, from the coding sequence GTGACTGAGCTGACGCGCGGGGTGCGGATCGGAGTGGATGTCGGGCAGGTCCGGGTGGGGGTGTCCCGCTCGGATCCGGACGGGGTGCTGGCAGTCCCGCTGGTGACCCTGGCCCGCGACCTCACCGCGGCGCCGGACGCGGTGCCGAGCGACATCGCCGAGCTGGCAGCGCTGGTGGTGGAGCACGAGGCCGTCCAGGTTGTCGTCGGTCTTCCGGTCAATCTCGCCGGGAAGCATGGACCCGCGGCTGTCCATGTGAAGGCGTACGCTGACCGACTGGTCGATGTGATAGCGCCCGTCCCGGTAGCGCTCACTGACGAGAGGATGTCGACCGTGGTCGCTTCTCGTAGGCTTGCCGAGCGTGGCGTTCGGGGCAAGCGTCAACGTGCGGTTGTCGACCAGGCGGCCGCGGTGGAGATCCTGCAGAGCTGGCTGGACGCGCAGCGGAGGCGGACGTAA
- the mltG gene encoding endolytic transglycosylase MltG — MIDDLDLGFDEAERGEKGRHRRGFVRKRKGGGSGGRGKTFLALLLALFLLGGIGGGAFYGFDRIQNYFVTPDYDGAGTGEITVEIKQGALLADMADALVAADVVKSHKAFIEAAEANSRSKNIQPGTYKLRKQMSGASAVTAMLDLKNKIVNGLTIPEGRTSFNIYKLLSEKTKIPVKDFQAAAKDPEALGVPEWWFKRDDGKKVVKSVEGFLFPDTYEIPPKATAESILKLMVDNFLSVTGEMKFADRVQKERKVSPYEALIVSSLAQAEAGNKDDLGKVARVAYNRVYGEFNCNCLEMDVTVNYYLESIGKPTKTSAQMTAAELDDPKNPYNRKLPGLIPTPINNPGKQALEGAMAPPPGKWLYFVAIDKEGHSAFAETYEGHQRNEAKAREAGII; from the coding sequence ATGATCGACGATCTGGATCTTGGGTTCGACGAGGCGGAGCGGGGGGAGAAGGGCCGGCACCGGCGTGGCTTCGTCCGCAAGCGCAAGGGCGGCGGGTCCGGGGGCCGGGGCAAGACGTTCCTGGCCCTGCTGCTGGCCCTGTTCCTGCTGGGCGGCATCGGTGGTGGCGCCTTCTACGGCTTCGACCGGATCCAGAACTACTTCGTCACCCCGGACTACGACGGCGCCGGTACCGGTGAGATCACCGTCGAGATCAAGCAGGGCGCGCTGCTCGCCGACATGGCCGACGCGCTGGTCGCCGCCGACGTGGTCAAGAGCCACAAGGCGTTCATCGAGGCCGCCGAGGCGAACTCGCGCAGCAAGAACATCCAGCCGGGCACGTACAAGCTGCGCAAGCAGATGAGCGGCGCGAGCGCCGTCACCGCGATGCTCGACCTGAAGAACAAGATCGTCAACGGGCTGACCATCCCCGAGGGTCGCACCAGCTTCAACATCTACAAGCTGCTCTCCGAGAAGACCAAGATCCCGGTCAAGGACTTCCAGGCCGCGGCGAAGGACCCGGAGGCACTCGGCGTCCCGGAGTGGTGGTTCAAGCGCGACGACGGCAAGAAGGTCGTCAAGTCCGTCGAGGGCTTCCTCTTCCCGGACACGTACGAGATCCCACCCAAGGCCACCGCGGAGAGCATCCTCAAGCTGATGGTGGACAACTTCCTCTCCGTGACCGGGGAGATGAAGTTCGCCGACCGGGTGCAGAAGGAACGCAAGGTCAGCCCGTACGAGGCGCTGATCGTGTCCTCGCTGGCCCAGGCCGAGGCAGGCAACAAGGACGACCTGGGCAAGGTCGCCCGGGTGGCCTACAACCGGGTGTACGGCGAGTTCAACTGCAACTGCCTGGAGATGGACGTCACGGTTAACTACTACCTTGAGTCGATCGGCAAACCGACCAAGACCTCCGCGCAGATGACGGCGGCCGAGCTGGACGACCCGAAGAACCCGTACAACCGTAAGCTGCCGGGCCTGATCCCCACACCGATCAACAACCCGGGGAAGCAGGCGCTGGAGGGGGCGATGGCCCCGCCGCCGGGCAAGTGGCTCTACTTCGTGGCGATCGACAAGGAGGGCCACTCGGCCTTCGCCGAGACGTACGAGGGCCACCAGCGCAACGAGGCCAAGGCCAGGGAGGCCGGCATCATCTGA
- a CDS encoding shikimate dehydrogenase: MALRRRAAVLGKPIAHSLSPVIHTAGYEAAGLAGWSYTRIECAAAELPDLVAGLGPEWAGLSVTMPGKEAALAVAAEASPVALAVGAANTLVRRPDGSWYADNTDVAGMVEVLTGAGVRPGATLTVLGAGATARAALAAAARLAAGRVIVVARRADAVDDLRPVADALDLALSGADWSDAARYAGADVVVSTVPKGVADPLAGAVAWRPGTVLFDALYDPWPTPLAAAADAAGCRIVSGLDLLLAQAVGQFEQFTGVAAPRAAMAAALAAARTD, from the coding sequence ATGGCGCTCCGACGACGGGCCGCGGTGCTGGGCAAGCCGATCGCGCACTCCCTCTCCCCGGTGATCCACACCGCCGGGTACGAGGCGGCCGGGCTGGCCGGGTGGTCGTACACCCGCATCGAGTGCGCGGCGGCGGAGCTGCCGGACCTGGTCGCCGGCCTCGGCCCGGAATGGGCCGGGCTGTCGGTGACCATGCCAGGCAAGGAGGCGGCGCTCGCGGTCGCCGCGGAGGCCTCGCCGGTCGCCCTCGCCGTCGGCGCGGCCAACACGCTGGTACGCCGCCCCGACGGCTCCTGGTACGCGGACAACACCGACGTCGCCGGCATGGTCGAGGTGCTGACCGGCGCCGGGGTACGCCCCGGGGCGACATTGACCGTGCTCGGCGCGGGCGCGACCGCGCGGGCGGCGCTGGCCGCCGCGGCCCGGCTGGCGGCCGGCCGGGTGATCGTGGTGGCCCGCCGCGCCGACGCGGTCGACGACCTGCGGCCGGTGGCCGACGCCCTCGACCTGGCGCTGTCCGGCGCCGACTGGTCCGACGCCGCCCGGTACGCCGGCGCCGACGTGGTGGTCTCCACCGTGCCGAAGGGGGTCGCCGATCCGCTCGCCGGCGCGGTGGCGTGGCGACCGGGCACCGTCCTCTTCGACGCGCTCTACGACCCGTGGCCCACCCCGCTGGCGGCGGCCGCCGACGCGGCCGGCTGCCGCATCGTCTCCGGGCTGGATCTGCTGCTGGCCCAAGCGGTCGGGCAGTTCGAGCAGTTCACCGGCGTGGCCGCGCCGAGAGCGGCGATGGCCGCCGCGCTGGCAGCGGCGCGCACCGACTGA
- the aroC gene encoding chorismate synthase — MLRWLTAGESHGPALVALLEGVPAGIEVSTTEIADELARRRLGYGRGARMSFERDEVEVLGGLRHGVTLGSPVAIRVGNSEWPKWRTVMAADPVDPDELARQARNAPLTRPRPGHADLAGMQKYGHTDARPILERASARETAARVAVGTVAKALIRQALGIEIVSHVVELGPVAAKSGLRPSPRDAARIDADPLRCLDPEASALMVAEVDAAKKAADTLGGVVEVLAYGVPPGLGSHVQWDRKLDARLATALMSIQAIKGVEIGDGWQQARSRGSEAHDEIIPSATGVRRVTDRAGGLEGGITTGEPLRVRAAMKPISSLNRALATVDVTTGEPATAINQRSDVCAVPAAAVVAEAMVALVLAEAATEKFGGDSVAEIRRNVAGYLDALVIR; from the coding sequence GTGTTGCGCTGGTTGACTGCAGGTGAATCGCACGGTCCCGCCCTTGTCGCGCTGCTGGAGGGGGTGCCGGCCGGCATCGAGGTGAGCACCACCGAGATCGCCGACGAGCTGGCCCGCCGGCGTCTGGGCTATGGCCGTGGCGCCCGGATGTCGTTCGAGCGGGACGAGGTCGAGGTGCTCGGCGGCCTGCGGCACGGCGTCACCCTCGGCAGCCCGGTGGCGATCCGGGTGGGCAACTCCGAGTGGCCGAAGTGGCGCACGGTGATGGCCGCCGACCCGGTGGACCCCGACGAGCTCGCCCGGCAGGCCCGCAACGCACCGCTGACCCGCCCCCGGCCGGGCCACGCCGACCTGGCCGGAATGCAGAAGTACGGTCACACCGACGCCCGGCCGATCCTGGAGCGGGCCAGCGCCCGGGAGACCGCCGCCCGGGTGGCCGTCGGCACGGTAGCCAAGGCGCTGATCCGGCAGGCGCTCGGCATCGAGATCGTCTCGCACGTCGTCGAGCTGGGTCCGGTCGCCGCGAAGTCCGGTCTGCGCCCGAGCCCGCGGGACGCCGCCCGGATCGACGCCGACCCGCTGCGCTGCCTCGACCCGGAGGCCAGCGCCCTGATGGTCGCCGAGGTCGACGCCGCGAAGAAGGCGGCGGACACCCTCGGCGGCGTGGTCGAGGTGCTGGCGTACGGGGTGCCGCCGGGGCTGGGCAGCCACGTGCAGTGGGACCGCAAACTCGACGCGCGGCTGGCCACCGCGCTGATGTCGATCCAGGCGATCAAGGGCGTGGAGATCGGTGACGGCTGGCAGCAGGCGCGGTCCCGTGGCTCCGAGGCGCACGACGAGATCATCCCGTCGGCGACCGGCGTCCGCCGGGTCACCGACCGGGCCGGCGGGCTCGAGGGTGGCATCACCACCGGTGAGCCGCTGCGGGTCCGTGCCGCGATGAAGCCGATCTCGTCGCTGAACCGTGCCCTGGCCACTGTGGACGTCACGACCGGCGAGCCAGCCACGGCGATCAACCAGCGTTCGGACGTCTGCGCGGTGCCCGCCGCCGCGGTGGTCGCCGAGGCGATGGTCGCGCTGGTGCTGGCCGAGGCGGCCACCGAGAAGTTCGGCGGGGACTCGGTCGCCGAGATCCGCCGCAACGTGGCCGGCTACCTCGACGCCCTGGTCATCCGCTGA
- a CDS encoding shikimate kinase: protein MAPVVVLVGAPGCGKSTVGEALATALGVEFRDTDTDIERMAGKPIPEIFIDEGEAHFRTLERAAVAAALAASPGVLALGGGAVLAEETRAALVGHRVVHLSVELPDAVKRVGLGAGRPLLAINPRATLKHLMDQRRPLYAEVATATVATDGRAPEEIVAEIVALLPR from the coding sequence ATGGCGCCGGTCGTCGTCCTGGTCGGGGCGCCCGGCTGTGGCAAGAGCACCGTGGGGGAGGCGCTCGCCACGGCACTCGGGGTAGAGTTCCGCGACACGGACACCGACATCGAGCGGATGGCCGGCAAGCCCATCCCGGAGATCTTCATCGACGAGGGTGAGGCGCACTTCCGTACCCTCGAACGGGCCGCGGTGGCCGCGGCGCTGGCTGCCAGCCCGGGGGTGCTCGCCCTCGGCGGCGGCGCGGTGCTGGCCGAGGAGACCCGGGCCGCCCTGGTCGGGCACCGGGTGGTGCACCTCTCGGTCGAGCTGCCCGACGCGGTGAAGCGGGTCGGGCTGGGCGCCGGCCGCCCGCTGCTGGCGATCAACCCGCGGGCCACCCTCAAGCACCTGATGGACCAGCGCCGGCCGCTCTACGCCGAGGTGGCCACCGCGACGGTGGCCACCGACGGTCGGGCCCCGGAGGAGATCGTCGCCGAGATCGTCGCGCTGCTGCCCCGCTGA
- a CDS encoding alpha/beta fold hydrolase, whose protein sequence is MATFVLVPGFWLGAWAWREVTSTLRAQGHEVYPMTLTGLAERDHLAGPEVGLETHTADIVRLIEVEDLREVLLVGHSGGGMPVAQAADRIPDRIARVVYVESGPLPDGVAQFDTVPPEEQEHLRAAIGTGHLLPPPAFDQAADPTNLAGLDEQTLALLRARATPQPLRAATDPVRRTGGRPVPTALVASTFPLAMVRQMIDEGHPFFTGLAGGQLFELPTGHWPMLSEPKALADVLDAAARG, encoded by the coding sequence ATGGCGACGTTCGTGCTGGTTCCGGGGTTCTGGTTGGGTGCCTGGGCGTGGCGGGAGGTGACCTCGACGCTGCGAGCGCAGGGGCACGAGGTGTACCCGATGACGCTGACCGGGCTGGCCGAGCGGGACCACCTGGCCGGGCCGGAGGTCGGCCTGGAGACGCACACCGCCGACATCGTCCGGCTGATCGAGGTCGAGGACCTGCGCGAGGTGCTGCTGGTCGGGCACTCCGGCGGCGGAATGCCGGTCGCCCAGGCGGCGGACCGCATCCCGGACCGGATCGCCCGGGTGGTCTACGTGGAGAGCGGGCCGCTGCCGGACGGCGTCGCGCAGTTCGACACCGTGCCGCCGGAGGAGCAGGAGCACCTTCGGGCCGCGATCGGCACCGGCCACCTGCTGCCACCACCGGCCTTCGACCAGGCTGCCGACCCGACCAACCTGGCCGGGCTGGACGAACAGACGCTCGCCCTGCTGCGCGCCCGGGCCACCCCGCAGCCGCTGCGGGCCGCCACCGACCCGGTGCGACGCACCGGCGGTCGCCCGGTCCCGACCGCGCTGGTCGCCAGCACCTTCCCGCTAGCGATGGTGCGGCAGATGATCGACGAGGGGCACCCGTTCTTCACCGGGTTGGCCGGTGGCCAGCTGTTCGAGCTGCCGACCGGGCACTGGCCGATGCTCAGCGAGCCGAAGGCACTGGCCGACGTGCTCGACGCCGCCGCCCGAGGCTGA
- a CDS encoding helix-turn-helix transcriptional regulator has product MSHSAGRVLALLELLQTRHRSTAVELAGRLGVDERTVRRYAATLVELGIPVIADRGRYGGYRLHPGYKLPPLMLTDDEAVAVLLGLVVAERVGLATELPATATALAKIRRVLPAALADRLTAVQEHLGFTLRRTEPERGPASGTLLTLAAAARHRQRVALDYRSWRGEQSHRELDPYGLVFHAGRWYVTGHDHRRGEVRTFRLDRIDAVTPGVATFTVPDGFDPVARVTRSLAGVPYTHEVEVLLEIDLVAARRRVPPSVAELTDTTDGVLLRARVESLPGMAALLAGLGCAFTVRHPDALRTAVAEHARLLADWAARPAGGQTLSPRRPLD; this is encoded by the coding sequence GTGTCACATTCCGCCGGCCGCGTGCTGGCCCTGCTCGAACTACTGCAGACCCGGCACCGGTCGACGGCCGTCGAGCTCGCGGGCCGGCTCGGCGTCGACGAGCGGACCGTGCGCCGGTACGCGGCCACCCTCGTCGAGCTGGGCATCCCCGTCATCGCCGACCGGGGCCGATACGGCGGCTACCGGCTGCACCCCGGGTACAAGCTGCCGCCGCTGATGCTCACCGACGACGAGGCGGTGGCCGTGCTGCTCGGCCTGGTCGTCGCCGAACGGGTCGGGCTGGCCACCGAGCTGCCGGCCACCGCCACCGCGCTGGCGAAGATCCGCCGGGTGCTGCCGGCGGCGCTCGCCGACCGGCTGACCGCCGTGCAGGAACACCTCGGCTTCACCCTGCGGCGCACGGAGCCGGAGCGCGGCCCGGCGTCCGGCACCCTGCTCACCCTGGCCGCGGCAGCCCGGCACCGGCAGCGGGTGGCGCTGGACTACCGCTCCTGGCGGGGTGAGCAGTCGCACCGTGAGCTCGACCCGTACGGGCTGGTCTTCCACGCCGGCCGCTGGTACGTCACCGGCCACGACCACCGGCGCGGGGAGGTCCGCACCTTCCGGCTGGACCGGATCGACGCCGTGACGCCCGGCGTGGCGACGTTCACCGTGCCGGACGGCTTCGACCCGGTGGCCCGGGTGACCCGGTCGCTGGCCGGCGTGCCCTACACGCACGAGGTCGAGGTGCTGCTGGAGATCGACCTGGTCGCCGCCCGACGTCGCGTCCCGCCCAGCGTGGCCGAGCTGACCGACACCACCGACGGGGTGCTGCTGCGGGCCCGGGTGGAGAGCCTGCCCGGTATGGCCGCGCTGCTCGCCGGGCTGGGCTGCGCGTTCACCGTGCGGCACCCGGACGCTTTGCGCACCGCGGTGGCCGAGCACGCGCGCCTGCTGGCGGACTGGGCCGCCCGGCCAGCAGGTGGGCAGACACTGTCACCGCGCCGCCCGCTGGACTAG